GACTACCCTCGTCAAACACTGTTTCTCTTATTACTTGAGCTGGCAAAATTCATTTTCACTCtccctttttttaaattgaggtataatttacataccataaaattaatCCAGtctaagtatatatataattcaatgGTTTTGGTAAATTTATATTGTGATGCAACATCACCACAAtctagttttagaacattttcattaccccccAAATTCCCTTGAGCCTATTTGCATTCAATCCCTGCTCTCACTAACAAACCCAGGCAACCACTCATCTGCTATCTGTCTCTACataaatttgccttttctagacatttcatataaatggaattacaaaatatgtagtattttatatgtggcttttatcactcagcataatgtttttgaggttcatctgtGTTACAGCAtgcattttgttcctttttattaatgaatattcagttatatgtatataccacatttggtTTATCCACTCAccagttaatggacatttagattgcttccagttttgtGGTATTACGACTAATcctatgaacattcacatacaggtatttttgtagatatgttttcatttctaatgaAAGTGGGTGGGATTGCCAGGTCATATGGTAAATTGatgcttaactttttaagaaattgctaaactgttttccaaagtggttgcacccTTTTACATTCCCACATTCCGCTTTTTGATACATTCACTACTCAGCTCATGACTCAGGTTCTCTGCATAGTAAACTCATACTCAGTTATAAATAAACACAACTTTGTATATTTTAACAGCGAATATTTATAATGGTTCAAGAGAGAGTATGTGATATGGGAACTTATGGCTTCCACAAACCAAATATCACAAGAACACTTCACCATCCTTTATTAGAGACAGGAAAGGACAACATATGAACATAGTCACACCACATCTTCTTTAACTTCCTCTTGCACAAATGCTCAGGATCTTGGAACCAAAATACCAATCCTAACAGTTTTAGTAAGAAATATTGGTGGTGGAGTACCCAGCAAAACTGGGAAACTGGTTCCATGGATATattgttcctttttgttgctgaacagtattccattttACAAATCTAAAACATACCAGATgcccaggagagagtggcatgcaACTTTACAGACCACAGTAGCAAATCACTAAGGGACATACTGCCTCAGGGATAACAGCAGTGGCAACAGTCTGAGAAATCCTGACACACAGATGACAGGCACCTTGGGATTTACTGTGAGATAAGGTACCACCTCAATAgtttggaagaagaaaagacCCCATAGGCAGACCAAAAGACCCACGTAATAGAAAGAATTGTGTCCACTTGTGAAATATTtcaggaaatacatttttctcttaatGCCTGAACAAGGAGAGAAGAATGTGGATGGAGGCTAGACGCTTGAATAACCCAGACATATAGGCCAGACTGTCAAATAATGGAGTTATTActattttgttaataaaatttCTCATAAGAACTGAGAATCAGTACTTTCCACAATGCGTGGATAGGAAATGCAGCTACACATGAGAAtaagtaaacaagaaaataaaacttgtttcCAACCTAGGAAACCAATCTCCACAGTATTATATTTCTATAGTTCTAATAGGCATTTCCCCTATATTATAAGATATCTCCAAAGggggaaatataaataaaaatatatttttatataaataaatatatatttatatttatataaatatataaacatataaatattaaaatatatttttaaatattaaatatatatttatataaatattttatatttatatggacatatattttatatttatataaatatatattataaaaatatatttatattttcccctTGGGTGCTAtcttatatatatcacatatatatatgtatagtatacgcacatacacacacacatctctccaGTCGGGATACGCATTCAATATAAGTCTCCTTCCCCCCTCACTCCCCAAAAAACTGTTTTAATGAGGTAAGAGATGACTTGGAAATATGGTCAGTTTCCACAGAGTTAAGCTGAATTTTCATGGTAGTAGTCATTATGAAACATAAACAACAATCTTATTCTATTTCACATTTTGcagtttttcataaaattttctaCCTCaatttattaaacacctattatgtgccacTAAGGTTACAATCGTGAGCAATACAGACCATCCCTACTCTAGTGAAGATTATTATCTTACTGCCTATAGAGGTGAAAATAAGAAATGGCAGCACAGCACCTATGTTTCCATGAAAACAAGGGAGAAATGACAAACAAATGTGAGCAACAGACTGTTTGGATACCAGCTTCCTGCACCAGTACAGGAAAAGGACAGCAAGAAAGATGTGCCATGCCATAAAACTTAACCAACTCCAATCTCCTCTGCCATGCAGGGTAAAATTCTAAAGCCACTTTGCCATAAGAACACTTTACTTATATATTACTTTATaccttataaaaataaacatattaacccattcattctttcttcctcaaGACTATCAATTTCTTATTACCATTTAAGTAagctattcaaaataataaaaattatacctcGGTTACCTGCTTTGTGGGCAGGCTCtctaaaaaaacattattttttcaaataatgtacCAAAAACAAAGAACTTCAGAAAATCCACATATCTATAGTAAATAATCTCCCTCATCTTCCAAAACATTATCAAATTCCAAACTTTACAAATATGGTATTCCACAACAATTCAACCCAAAAAATATATCCTGTGTTATTTCCCCTCAGGTGTTAATAAAGGGagtaaaagtgattttttaaaattaacttaggAGCAATTAGactaccaaaaataataaaaaatatttcttaatatttcttaaaaagtcatattttatcctttaaaattGTGGATATTGTCCATATATTATTACACTAGCAATATTTATAGTAAAAATCTGAGTAATCAACGCCAGAAAAATACACATGCTTAATGGTATACAAAAGCTAGACATTTTTTGTTATGCTAACACACAAACAACATCAGTTGAAAAGGATAATTCAAAGTACATTATTAGAGGctaggtgcagcggctcatgcctgtattcccagcactttggggaggccgaagtgggcggatcacatgaggccaggagatcaagaccagcctggccaacacagtgaaaccccatctctaccaaaaatacaaaaattagccaggcatggtggcacgtgcctgtaatcccagctaaggcacaagaattgcttaaacccaggaggcagaggttgcagtgagccaagaatgtaccactgcactccagcctgggtgacaaagggagactctgtctcaaaaaaaaaaaaaaaaacattattagaAATTTTGGGTTGACAGGCTATTTCCATTTCTGTACTTTTTACACTTAGAATGACTTTGCAAAAATCCCAAACCAAAAACTGTAACAATCCACATCCTAAAGGAATTTTAATAGACCAATACTTGGTCTATTAAATGGAGACATAATAGGATTTAAATAATGCATATTTCTGAATTAACCTAGGACAAAGGTTTTTTGCATATTAAGATATGTTTACATAGATGTCTTTCTACCATGAGCTACTAACTCACTATGCAATGCACACTTAAGATAAAGTTCATCTTTAATAGTGACAAAGGCTCTTCAGTTGACCAAACACCAGCTGTGAACCCTCTTCTCAACTAGGCCTCAACCTTGGCCTTTCATGTCAGCCTGTCCTTGTGTGGTATGCAAGGACAGGACAGGcacagtcttagcaaaagtccTGCTAAGTCAGCTTAGCAAGAAGCCCCTTATCCTTGATATCTGAACACCCTTGATACATGATTAAATTCCTCATCCCCCACCTTTGATATATAAATCTTTGGCCTGCCTTAACAAGAATCTCCTACCCTTGATGTCTCCTCTTCATGATTTTCCATCCACTGATTCCCCTCACCCATAAATCCCCCCTTCTCCTTGTTGTAGTCAGAGTTGAGTTCTCCACCCCAGGTGCAATAGTCTTGAGTAAAGTTTTCCTTAACCATTTTAACAAGTATCAGAATAAATTTATTCAATAATAGAAACCCATATTAGATGGAAAGTCTCCAACTCCTAAGTAAACTTGGGTTGGCagattgaaaggaaaaaatgaaaactttttaaaaaatcttaaattgtATCAAACCAACACCTGAGTGCTTTAAACACTTTCAAGGTACCAAGGCTACAGAGTAAAAAGTACAGAGACTGGAGTCTATAACAAAGAATCTGGCCTTTGTCCCTGGGAGAGAGACTCTAAAACCTTAGAATTTCCCGAGTAATAGGGGTGTCTTTGTTATTCTTAAGCCCCTTGGTTCACACTTGGGTTTAGGCTAATGAATGACTCAGGATGGGAGCTGGTCACACTAACTATGTGATTAGAGGGACAGGGCTTTAAACCAACTCAACCTCCAAGGAGGTGAGGGGAACTAGAGATCAAGTTCAACTGGTTGGCCAATGATTCAATCAATCATGACTACATAATAAAACTCTAATAAAAACAATGGACACTGAAGGTTGCAGGAGCTGCCTGGTTGGTGAACACATCAATGTGCCAGGAAAGTGACACATCTTGATGCCACTGGGAGAGGACAGAAAAGCTCTACATTCAGGCTGTCCCCCACCCTGAGACCTTGACTGTGTATCTTAATTTGGCTCACTCTGATTCCttataataaaactataatcATAAGTAAAATGATTTCCTGAGTTCTATGAGTTGCTTTAGCCAATTACCGAACCTGACAGGGTCACAGGAACCTCCAGAGTTACAACCTGGGGAACTTCAAATTTGCACCTGAAAACTACAGTGAGAGCAGTCTTACTGGGGACAATGACCTTAAATCCGTGGAGTCTCATGTTAACTCCAGGCAGTtaatgtcagaattgaattaTAGCATGCTGCAACACGCAAGACAAACTTTCCACATTCAAGGAGTTACATTTGTTTGTGTAGGTACACTCAGGTTCATAGACAACCAATCACTTCCAAAAAGACTAGTCAGCTACATAAGCTGCTGAGACACAGGACAAGGAGTGAAGTTTGATTTACTGCAAATTCTcaaaatacagttatttttatcttttttttttcttttggcacttTCTTAGAAACAGACAAAATCCACACACATAACAGATAAGCTTCCACAATACTATGTAAAAATGGGTATATAGTTAAGGCACTTAAACTTCAGgtatatgaaaatgaaaacagaaaaatttctaatgggtttttaaaaaataaaaataggcttccttatttgaaaaaacaatgttcaagggaggggaaaaaacagaaaatataagagataaaatgaaaatatctcgGTCTTGGTGAGGTGCCGCCATTTCATCCGTCCTCAGTCTCTGCGCCTTTCACGGAGCTTCCAGCAGCGCTATGTTGGGCCACAGCATCCGGAGGTTCACAACCTCTGTGGTCCGTAGGAGCCACTATGAGGAGGGCCCTGGGAAGAATTTGCCATTTTCAGTGGAAAACAAGTGGGCGTTACTAGTTAAGATGTGTTTGTACTTTGGATCTGCATTTGCTGCACCCTTCCTTATAGTAAGACACCAACTGCTTAAATCATAAGGATGTTTCAGTTCATCCATTTAACAGATACGAAGAGCATTTTAAGAGATACAGCCTCTGGAAATGGATCAAACTCTAACTCATGGCATACTACATATGTTTGTCAATAAACTtatgacatgaaaaaaaaaaagaaaatatatcatataCTAATAATCCCACTATTCAGAGGGAACCATTACTATTCTTCTCCCTTTACTCTCAATTATTACAAAAATCTTTCCATGTCAATATTAtcaaaaattatgaaatgaaTATAATATTTCATCACTAGAATAAATCATAAAATAGTCCCCTATAGctaaattatttccaattttcttcTATAAAAAGTACTGTAATCAACTGTCTTGTAACTCATTCTCTACATGAAACTTACTTCCAGGATAACTTCCTTCCGGTATAATTTATAGGTCCAACAATACACTCTTTCTAATGCCAATTTATACCCCTGCCAGATTTGTGTATGAGAACACCTGTTTTCTATGCTTGATAAGCTGGGAAAGTTCTTACCTTTGCTACTGTGACAGGCCAAACTGTGTTCTCAGTGCTGCTTTAATATGAACTTAAGACTAAGTCTTAAGAAAAGTTAAATGTTaaagcatttatttctatttcttgacAATTTTCTTCTACTGACAGCTTTCTAGTCATGCCCTTCCCCCATTTTTCTTTGAGGCAGTCATCTGTTTTTCACtaagttataaaatatataaagtggctggatgcggtggctcacacctgtaatctcagcactttgggaggccgaggtgggtggattgcttgaggtcaggagttcaagaccagcctggccaacatggtgaaaccccatctctactaaaaatacaaaaaatcagccagttatagtggcatgggcctgtagtcccagctactcggaaggctgaggtaggagaagcacttgaacccgggaggcggaggttgcagtgagctgagatcacaccactacactccagtctgggcaagagtgagactccatctcaaaaaatgtaatacaataaaataaaatatacaaagtgaTTAAGCcttggtcgggtgcggtggctcacacctgtaatcccaacactttgggaggccgaggtgggcagatcatgaggtcaggagttcaagaccagcctgactaacatggtgaaaccccatctctattaaaaatacaaacattagccgggcgttggtggcatgcgcctgtaatcccagctactcaggaggctgaggcaggagaatcgcttgaactcgggaggtggaggttgcagcgtgccgaaatcgcaccattgcactccagctt
This DNA window, taken from Macaca fascicularis isolate 582-1 chromosome 6, T2T-MFA8v1.1, encodes the following:
- the LOC123573956 gene encoding cytochrome c oxidase subunit 7C, mitochondrial-like — encoded protein: MLGHSIRRFTTSVVRRSHYEEGPGKNLPFSVENKWALLVKMCLYFGSAFAAPFLIVRHQLLKS